The genomic stretch CGTTCAAGGAAACCGATCGCGTCCTGATAACGGTGGTGCCGCACACCACCGCTCTTCGCGGATCGGAATTGGAGGTGCCACTAAGCGTGCCGTTTCTCAAGGCCGGTGCGTTTCTCGTCCTGAATCCGGTGACCGTGCCGGCCGTGAAAGCGGAGCGGTCTCTGGGCCGATTGTCTCCGCAACAGATCGCTCTG from Verrucomicrobiota bacterium encodes the following:
- a CDS encoding type II toxin-antitoxin system PemK/MazF family toxin yields the protein MVQKTRPALILNRPFKETDRVLITVVPHTTALRGSELEVPLSVPFLKAGAFLVLNPVTVPAVKAERSLGRLSPQQIALVEAGIRDWLAL